Genomic DNA from Shouchella patagoniensis:
CATCTTTGGGATAATAACCAATGGGTAAGTCACTAACAACAATATCTGCTTTTGGAGGAACAATTTGCAAACTATCTTGATGGTATAAGCTAATCTCATGTTTTTGTAAATTTGCACTGGAAAATGCATTTTTCAATAACGTCTCATCAACTTCAAATCCATAGGCTTCAAACGCTTTAGTTCCATGATTATTAATAGTAAACAAGAGATTTCCCGAACCAACTGCTAAATCAAGCAAAATTGGTTCATTCGTCTTGTCTACCAATTTGTTAACAAGGTAACTTATATAGAGGCTAACCGCATCGGGCGTCATGGAATGATTAGATTGAACAGCGCCTCGCATCCCTTTTATTCCAGCAAGCTGAAAAGCCTTACGAATATCTTCTTTCGTCCATTCTAATTGTTTTACTTCATTTAATATATTGATTAACTTGTCTTCCACTTGAGGAGTTACTTCTTGTAAAATACTTTCTTCAAATAAGTTATCGCCAGCTTCTGCCAACGCATCCAAATATGTTAATTCTAACTCTTGTTGTAAGAGCTCTGACGTTTTATCTAAATAATCAAACAACAGGGTTACATTTGTTGATTCCATATACTCCACCTTCTTTTTCGTCCAAATATCTGCCATGTATTGTACAGAATTCCAAAAACAAAGTCCACTGCTTTTGCAGTGGACTGCTCATTACGCTTTTTTTGCAGCTTCAATTGCAGCATCATAATTGGGATGTTCACTTACTTCATTTACATATTCAGCATACACAACTTGATTATTTGCATCTACAACAAAAACCGACCGTGCAAGAAGTCTTAATTCTTCTATTGCAACACCATACGCTTCTCCAAAAGAAAGATCGCGATGATCAGATAATGTTTGGACATTCTCAATTCCTTCAGCCGCACACCAACGTTTTTGTGCAAACGGTAAATCTACACTTATTGTTAGAACAACCGTATTTTCTAAACTTGCTGCTTCTTCATTAAAGCGACGAGTTTGAGCATCACAAACGCCTGTATCAATGGATGGAACCACACTAATTAAACGTGTTTTTCCTTTTGAATCATCGAGCTTAACCTCGGATAAATCGTTAGCTAATACAGTGAAGTTAGGTGCTTTATCTCCCACCTTTACTTGTGTACCTTTTAATGTAACTGGTTGTTGTTTAAACGTAACTTGTGTCATTTGTCTTCCTCCTTGGAAACATCATGTCCATTTTAATTTTACTCGTTTCATCCATATGAATGCAAGGCAGCCGCTTATGATTCCTCCATTGTTTTCAAGCTTGGCTATTTGACGGTTTCCCCATTACCCTCTAAACTATGTAAGTATGTTTATTTATTTTGGGTATCGAAATATTAAAGGATGTGAAACTATGTCAAAGCAGCCGCTTTGGACAGCAACATTTTTATTTGTATGCTTTAGTGCATTTACTTTGTTTATGATTTTCAACTTATTTATTCCAACCTTACCACTATTCGCTCTTAATGCTTTTTCTGCAACAGAGCAACAAGTTGGGTTAATTGTTGGATCGTTTATTGCCGCTTCAGTCATAGCTCGTTTATTCGCAGGGCTTTTGCTTGATCGGTTTGGAGAAAAAAAAGTCTTACTGCTTTCATTTTTAGTCGTGTTCGTTTCAGCCATTTTGCACATCTGGTCATTTTCCTTTGGATGGCTTCTTTTTTTGCGTTTCATACAGGGGTTAGGATTTGGTGTTGCCACTACTGCCGCAGGAGCTTTGGCAATTATGATTGCTCCAAAAACACGGCAAGGAGAAGCGGTCGGCTATTACAGCATGTTTATGAGTTTAGCAATGGTTATTGGACCAGTTGTTGGTCTACAAATTGTTCAACACGGTACTTATACCGGTCTCTTTCTTTTAACCATTGCCTTATCTGCCACCGGCTTCTTTTTAGCCATCTTTATTGTCTACAAACCTGAGAAGAAAACGCCTGAACCAATGAGCATTAACCGTTTTATTGCCCCCCAGGCTTTGTCAGTAAGCTTTTGCTCTTCTCTTGCATCATTTGCCTACGGTGGTATTCTAAGTTTTATCACGCTATATGCTGTGTCACTTGGGATGGAAACAGCAGCAAGCCTCTTTTTTGTTGTTTATGCTATTATTTTGCTTGGTTCGCGGTTTGTGACAGGACGCCTGTTCGATCGCTTTGGGGAAAACGTCGTTTTATATCCTACACTTGCTCTATTTGTAATTGGACTTGTTCTCCTATCACAAGCTTCTAGTCTATTTATATTTCTGCTTGCCGCAGTTTTAATGGGTGCCGGTTTTGGTTCCGTTCTTCCAAGCTTTCAAACTTTAGCCGTTCAATCTGTTTCTAGAAAACAAGCTGTACAAGCTACAAGTACGTTTTATATTTTGTACGATCTAGGTATTGGAGTAGGTTCTTATATTCTTGGATTTACCGTAGCAGGATTCGGGTTTTCAGTTATGTACATTATTTCCGCAATCATTGTCATAGTTGCCATCCTCTCTTATTATTGGCTACATCATCGCAAGCTTAAACGATTAAATATCCGACGAATTGCAGACATTGATTATGAATAGATAGATAACAATAGAGTGCTATTGGAACTCTCCAGACCTTAGAATAATACCGATAAAGCATTTGTCTCATCGGTATTTTTAGCTTAAGTGAAGTAGGACAGACTTATCTTATAATTTACTAAGTAAATAAATCCCGCATTCCAAGGTCGTCATTCTCACCACTACAAAAATTGAAGTTTTTGTGAGAACAAATGAAACTAAGCCTTAACTAGTGATTCATCAAAAAAAGCTTGTCGACAGTCTCATTCTAAAGAGACTTAATCGACAAGCTGATGTATTCCACTTGAACATCTTTTTTAAACGAGTGGATCTTCATATGGTTTATGAGTCGTATGATGCGGTGTTTCATCTTCATGCCTAAGCATATGTTGGATCTTCTCAAATGCTTGAGGAGCTAAATCAAGCAAACGATCATACAAATGGGTGGAACTATCTAAATGAACCATATTAATCCCCTTGCTATTTACCACAAGAAATGCAATTGGCGTAATTGAGACACCCCCACCACTACCACCACCAAAAGGATGCTCTGGCTCTTCATGCGAATGGGAATGTTCTGTATAAAATTCGCTCCCACCTGCAGCAAAACCAAAACCTACTTTTGATACAGGCATTATAATACTACCATCAGGTGTCTCGACTGGGTCACCCACAATGGTATTCACATCTGCCATTGCCTTAATGTTTTCCATCGCAGTTTTCATTAAACCTTGTATTGGATGTTCTGACATTGCTTTCGCCCCTTTTACAATCCAACCCTTTTATAGCGCTTGCGCGTTAGCAGTTTGGTTGGAATTCTTTTTCCTAGACCTGTAGCCAAGTGCAATCAACAGACCTGTATATATAACGTGCCCGAGGCGAAACGAAGCTATGCATGAAAAAGAAACAGCAAAGCCCATAGCTTGAAAATGAGGATGAACCGCAAGTTCGTTATGAGCTTGCCAATTGAGTCTGTGCGTGACCCACCCTAATAAAAACCCTTTTACTCCCCAAAGCATTCCTGCTAATTGCGCCGTTCGTGCAGCATCACCAGTGCCTAATTCAGTATGCCAAGTGAATGAAGTAACCGTTACTTTTCTCAAAAATGCTTCTGCTCTATGCTTAAACTTAGGAAAATGTCTTAACCATTCACGACTTTTTTGGATAAATTTTTTTATTGTTGAGAAAGACCACTTTTTCTTTTTTACTTGTTCTTTCCCTAAATTTCGTTCTTCTTCAGTAAAGGAAAAGGTTTGATTAGAAAGATTTAATTCCATGATCGGCGCTTTTAACTCAAAAACCTTCATCCCTAACACTCGTACATATACTTCCAATAAATCTTCTTTATGCTGTCTAGTATAGATGCAACTAATTTGAACTCTTATAGCTAAAATACAGACAGCAAGCGCAACGAACAAGGTCGTTCCATATAGTATCCAAAGATGCATAGCCTATGCCTCCTTTGCTCGTTACTATATGCAGAAATGCAAAAAATAACCAGCCGATCTCTCGGCTAGTTATTTTTTAACAATGTATGACATACGTATCAGCGAATAAATCGTGAATGCCTTGTTTTTTTGGTGTACATGCAACAACTATATATAAGATTAAGAAGAAGTTTCCAAACAAAGGAGTCTGATGCAAGAATCGACCAACACCTTCACGAAAAAAAATAGTTCCCCACGTTAAATGGTCTCCATCTTTTGACACGACTTTTAGACCAAAAATCATTTTCCCTAATGTTTGCCCAAAAAACTTCGTCATCAGAGAAAAGTAAATGAAAAACAAACAAGCATACAGAAGGGAAGGAACAAGGACCATGGTTGCTAAAAACGTAGTAAAGGTTCCATCTACTTGTACAAAAGGGAGCCAAGTTCCCACCAATGCTGCGTTTATACTGCTGATAATCAATAAATCAAATATAAATGCCCAAAACCTCATCCAAAAACCTGCATAACGGACTTCTTGTTGATTAATTTGCACGTGATCGTCTTCTACCGTTTGGACAGGCTGATTTCGTAAGTAACGCTTTGGTCTTACCGTTCTGACCGAAGGACGTGTATCCATCTTACTCCCCCTCACTCATAATCATACATATATAAAGCTCTTGGTTGATTAAATTCATGCAGCTTTTGTTCGGGTTCTTTATCTCCAAAAAGCTGATTTGCAGCGAGACCAAATAAACTTCCAAAACTTTCGAATTGACTCGTTGTAACGACTTGATAGTTCCGACCAAGATCAGTCTGCATGTCATCGATAACATCATCAAGACTACCTAAACTGTCAATTAAGCCTTCTTCTAGCGCTTGATTTCCTGTAAAAATTCGCCCATCACCTAATTCACGAACTCGAGCTTCATCCATGTCTCGCCCTTCTGCGATAATTGAAACGAATTCATCATAGTATTCATCGACGATGGACTGAATGATTTCATCTTCTTCTTCAAGTGGCTCACGAGTAGGCGACATCATATCTTTATAAGGTCCACTTTTATAAACATGTTCTTCAATTCCAAGATTATCAAGAAGATCAGTAATATTCATTGAACTCATAATAACACCAATAGAACCCGTTAACGTTTGTGGGTTTGCATAGATCTTCTCTGCAGGAGCCGCTAAATAATAGCCCCCAGATGCCGCCATTCCACCCATTGATATATAGACGGGCTTATCTTTAATCGTCTGCGCCTCGACAACTGCTCTGTGGATTTCTGCTGATTCAAGTACACCACCACCTGGAGTATCTACATGAATAATAATCCCTTCGACATCGGCACGATTCATCGCTTTGTGGAGATCATTTAAGAAAGTAGTGTGATTGTAACCGTTATTATCAAAAATACCTGGTTCTCCCGAATTAATAATTGGCCCATTTACTTCCAATAATGCAATTGTCCCACTTGTATCCCCTTGACGCACAATTTTTTCCTCACTCCCACCAAAAAAGGCTTCTGTTGTTGAAGAGTATGTATTAAATGCAAAAGAGACTGTCGTTATTAACGAAAATAATAAAACAAATAAACCAATCCCTAGTGCAACCCACCTTCTAGCTTTCATCTGTTTCGTGCCCCCTCCATATGAATATTAATTTCGCTCATAGACTATTTTGCCATCCACAACTGTCGCTATTACGTTCGCTGTTGCAATCTCTTCAACAGAGCAAGTAAGTAAATCTCGATCTACAATTGTCATATCGGCATCATACCCAGGTTTTAGCTGACCTCGGCTTTTCTCTTTACCGATCGCATATGCGCTTCCTTTTGTAAATAACGCAACTGCTTCAAATGGCGACAATTTCTCACTAGGTCCATAGCCCTCATGCGCTTCAGTCACATCACGTCTCGCTACTGCAGCATAAATTCCAAGCAATGGCTCAACAGGTTCAATTGGTGCATCTGAGCCGCCAGCACAGTTTATACCATTAGTGAACAAAGTTTTCCAAGCAAACGAGTACGCAAGCCTCTCAGTACCAAGGCGATTTTCTACCCATGGAAAATCAGACACCACAAAACGAGGTTGAATATCGACAATTAGCTTTAATCGTTTCATTCGCTCTATTAAATCAGGTCGTGCAACTTGCACATGGATTAATCGATCTCTCATCGCCTTTGTTGGACTAGCCTCAATTGCATTCAGTGCCATTTCTAGTGCGGCATCCCCTATAACATGAATTGCCACCCCTAAATGACGTTCTCTTGCTTGGCGTACAAGATCATTTAATTTTTCTTGTGTATGAATAACTAATCCAGTCGCCTGTGGATCATCCGAGTAAGGGGTACTTAACGCAGCTGTTCTCCCACCCAAAGCACCATCAGCAAAAATTTTTAATGTACCCAGCTCAATATAAGGATTAACTTTTAAATCATTTACAAATCCTGACTGGTCAAATGCAGTTATTTCCTCATGATGAATGAGCAAATGAGCCCGAAATGGATTATGTGGAATCGTCTCTTCATACACATTTATAGTCTCTGCCAGACCATTATAATAATGCAAATCCTCACTATGTCCGCCTGTTAATCCGTGCTGATGGCAGTCCTTGATAGCTGCCTCTAATGCACGTTTTACAACTTTTTTTGAAAGCTTAGGCATACATTCTTGTACTATAGTGACAGCTTGATCATGAAGAATTCCCGTCGGCTTTCCATTTTCGTCACGTTCAATTCTTCCACCGACTGGATCTTTTGTATGTTCATTAATTCCAGCTAAATCTAATGCGGTTTGATTGACAAATGCAGCATGACGACAAATTCTCATCACAAAAACCGGATGCTCTTCGCTTATTTGATTTAAATCTTCTAATGAAAGGGTTTCGAAATTTGGATCATTGTGTTCATTCCATCCAAGCGCTTCTATCCATTCACCTTGTATTGCTGTGTTTTCTGCTGCAAGTAAAATAAGCGCTTCTTCCTTTGAGTTCGTTCTCGATAAATCCAAACGCAACAGTTTTTCCCCATGGGCAATTAGATGCAAATGACTGTCCACAAACCCAGGGAATACAACAGCACCGTTTACATTACGTTTATGTATAGCCTTCTTCTCCCATTTTTTAAATAGATCCTTTTTTGTCCCAATATCAATAATCTTTCCATCTTCTTCATAAAGGGCAGACGCTTTGTCTCCTTCATAAGCCATCGAATAAAAAATGCCATTATACCATAATGTCCCCACCAAGATCCTCCTTTCACTTTAGCCCAGTATATCACCTAATTTGTTCTGATAAAAACAATTGAAAAGGAGCAGGGTTTCCCCTGCTCCTAGCCATTCATATAAAATTATTTTTGATAACCACCCATTTGTTGCTCAGCTTGAGCGACAAGACGTTTCGTAATTTCGCCACCAACAGATCCGTTAGCGCGTGAAGTAGAATCTGGTCCTAGGTTAACCCCGAATTCAGAAGCGATTTCGTATTTCATTTGATCAAGAGCTTGTTGAACGCCAGGTACAACTAAGTTGTTTGAGCTGTTTGCCATGTGTCTCACCTCCTTCGGTACTTATAGAATGTACGAAAAAGAAAAGATCATGCATGCAATTTAACTGGAAATTTTTTAAAATAAATTCTCTAGCTCTGAATTAAAACTATCGGAGGATATTTGAACCGTTTCAACAGCGGCAACTGCCTCTGCGCATTTTGATTCAATCTCTACATATTGTTCAAATTTATTAGCCTTTTCCCGTTTAGGTTTTGTTTTCGAATCTGTTGGTAAAAATATCGTGCAACAGTCTTCATAAGGAAGAATTGAAATTTCATATGTCCCGATCTCTTTTGCATAACGAATCGTTTCTTCTTTATCAATAGCAAGTAAGGGACGTAAAACCGGTATGTTCGTAACCTCATTTATAGTATTCATACTCTCAAGTGTTTGCGAAGCTACTTGTCCTAGACTTTCACCATTCGATATAGCAAGGATCTTTCTATTCTCTGCGATTTGTCCTGCTATTCGCAACATCATCCGCCTCATAATCGTCATTTCAAGGTTTGATGGTACTTCTTTATGAATATGCGTTTGAATATCCGTAAAAGGAACAAGATGAACCTTAATTGAGCGTCCATATTTGGATAGTTCTTTTGTTAAATCAAGTACTTTTTGTCTCGCACGTTCATTCGTATACGGTGGGCTATGAAAGTGCAACATTTCAATTTCTGTCCCTCTGTTCATCATCATATGAGCAGCAACTGGCGAATCAATTCCACCTGAAAGCATATGAAGAACTCTTCCACTTGTCCCAACAGGCAAGCCTTTAGCGCCTTTATATGCACCAGCTGTAATATACGTACCGGATTCTCTTACATCTATCACAATCTCCGTGTCAGGATGATGAACATTGACTCCTATTTCGCCATCAAGTGATCTTAGAATAAATCCTCCAACTAATTGATTAAGTTCCTGAGAACCAATTGGGAATTGCTTGTACGCTCTTCTAGCTGAAACCTTAAACGTTTTTGAACCCTTATTATGTTCGGTTAATAAATATAATGCTCCTTGTTGTATAACATCTAAATCACTTTCAACCCGCACTGCTAAACTGTAGGATTGAATACCAGATACCCTTGCTAATGCTTCAATAATGGGAACGTAGTCAGTATCATGAAGTTCTACAACAATTCTTCCAAAAGTTCGCTTCGCCTTTACTCCTTCAAATGGTTTTAAGACGTAACGAATATTCGCTAGTAACACTTTTTCAAAATGGCTTCTATTTTTTCCTTTTAAAGCAAGTTCGCCGTAACGAACAAGAATATGGTCCATCTTCATCTATTTCATTACCTCCTGTAACTTCGGTATGATTGAGTGCAATGTTTCTATACAAAGATCTATTTCTTCCTTCTTCGTTTCAAAAGATAAGCTAATGCGAATTGAACTTCTAGCTCTGTCTTCATTTAATCCACAACCAAGTAAGATACGACTAGGCTTACCCGTTTTCGTTGAACATGCAGACTGAGTAGAAACATATATCTTTTCATACCCCAATGCTTGAACAAGCACTTCTGCCTTCACACCTGGGATTGATAAATTAAGAATATGAGGAGCCGTACCTTCTTTAGGCGTATTAATTCGTACTCCCTTTATTTGTTCAAGCTCACTACGCAAATGCCTCGTCAATTGTTTAAGACGTTTTTGTTCGTATACAGCTTTTTGGGCTGATTTGCTAATTGCCTTTGCAAAACAAGCAATTCCAGCTGTATTTTCCGTGCCAGGACGCAGCATTTGTTCTTGACTGCCCCCTTTTGTCATACTTTCTAATGTTTTTGGGTTTTTAGAAAAGAGCAAGCCGGTCCCTTTTGTACCGTGAACTTTGTGTGCAGACAATGTCATTAAATCAATACCTGCTTCTATTATCGAAAAAGGTACCTTCAACAAACTTTGAACAGCATCGACATGAAATTTAATTTGTGGATACGATTGCAAAGCTTTCCCAATCTCTTCAATCGGTTGAATCGTTCCTAACTCTCCTTGAACATGACCAATACTGACAAGGACCGTACTTGGTTGAA
This window encodes:
- a CDS encoding class I SAM-dependent methyltransferase — encoded protein: MESTNVTLLFDYLDKTSELLQQELELTYLDALAEAGDNLFEESILQEVTPQVEDKLINILNEVKQLEWTKEDIRKAFQLAGIKGMRGAVQSNHSMTPDAVSLYISYLVNKLVDKTNEPILLDLAVGSGNLLFTINNHGTKAFEAYGFEVDETLLKNAFSSANLQKHEISLYHQDSLQIVPPKADIVVSDLPIGYYPKDDVAENFELRALEGHSYIHHLMIEQAIRSLHPGGFAVLLIPYFLFESDQAEVLNKYVKQEAVILGLLQLPSSMFSNKQQQKSILLLQKKAENIQIPRQALLAELPAFSNAEAMQDMMGRINNWFKEQLGR
- the tpx gene encoding thiol peroxidase, translating into MTQVTFKQQPVTLKGTQVKVGDKAPNFTVLANDLSEVKLDDSKGKTRLISVVPSIDTGVCDAQTRRFNEEAASLENTVVLTISVDLPFAQKRWCAAEGIENVQTLSDHRDLSFGEAYGVAIEELRLLARSVFVVDANNQVVYAEYVNEVSEHPNYDAAIEAAKKA
- a CDS encoding MFS transporter — encoded protein: MSKQPLWTATFLFVCFSAFTLFMIFNLFIPTLPLFALNAFSATEQQVGLIVGSFIAASVIARLFAGLLLDRFGEKKVLLLSFLVVFVSAILHIWSFSFGWLLFLRFIQGLGFGVATTAAGALAIMIAPKTRQGEAVGYYSMFMSLAMVIGPVVGLQIVQHGTYTGLFLLTIALSATGFFLAIFIVYKPEKKTPEPMSINRFIAPQALSVSFCSSLASFAYGGILSFITLYAVSLGMETAASLFFVVYAIILLGSRFVTGRLFDRFGENVVLYPTLALFVIGLVLLSQASSLFIFLLAAVLMGAGFGSVLPSFQTLAVQSVSRKQAVQATSTFYILYDLGIGVGSYILGFTVAGFGFSVMYIISAIIVIVAILSYYWLHHRKLKRLNIRRIADIDYE
- the ytfJ gene encoding GerW family sporulation protein, which produces MSEHPIQGLMKTAMENIKAMADVNTIVGDPVETPDGSIIMPVSKVGFGFAAGGSEFYTEHSHSHEEPEHPFGGGSGGGVSITPIAFLVVNSKGINMVHLDSSTHLYDRLLDLAPQAFEKIQHMLRHEDETPHHTTHKPYEDPLV
- a CDS encoding DUF2953 domain-containing protein is translated as MHLWILYGTTLFVALAVCILAIRVQISCIYTRQHKEDLLEVYVRVLGMKVFELKAPIMELNLSNQTFSFTEEERNLGKEQVKKKKWSFSTIKKFIQKSREWLRHFPKFKHRAEAFLRKVTVTSFTWHTELGTGDAARTAQLAGMLWGVKGFLLGWVTHRLNWQAHNELAVHPHFQAMGFAVSFSCIASFRLGHVIYTGLLIALGYRSRKKNSNQTANAQAL
- a CDS encoding RDD family protein — translated: MDTRPSVRTVRPKRYLRNQPVQTVEDDHVQINQQEVRYAGFWMRFWAFIFDLLIISSINAALVGTWLPFVQVDGTFTTFLATMVLVPSLLYACLFFIYFSLMTKFFGQTLGKMIFGLKVVSKDGDHLTWGTIFFREGVGRFLHQTPLFGNFFLILYIVVACTPKKQGIHDLFADTYVIHC
- the sppA gene encoding signal peptide peptidase SppA → MKARRWVALGIGLFVLLFSLITTVSFAFNTYSSTTEAFFGGSEEKIVRQGDTSGTIALLEVNGPIINSGEPGIFDNNGYNHTTFLNDLHKAMNRADVEGIIIHVDTPGGGVLESAEIHRAVVEAQTIKDKPVYISMGGMAASGGYYLAAPAEKIYANPQTLTGSIGVIMSSMNITDLLDNLGIEEHVYKSGPYKDMMSPTREPLEEEDEIIQSIVDEYYDEFVSIIAEGRDMDEARVRELGDGRIFTGNQALEEGLIDSLGSLDDVIDDMQTDLGRNYQVVTTSQFESFGSLFGLAANQLFGDKEPEQKLHEFNQPRALYMYDYE
- a CDS encoding amidohydrolase; its protein translation is MGTLWYNGIFYSMAYEGDKASALYEEDGKIIDIGTKKDLFKKWEKKAIHKRNVNGAVVFPGFVDSHLHLIAHGEKLLRLDLSRTNSKEEALILLAAENTAIQGEWIEALGWNEHNDPNFETLSLEDLNQISEEHPVFVMRICRHAAFVNQTALDLAGINEHTKDPVGGRIERDENGKPTGILHDQAVTIVQECMPKLSKKVVKRALEAAIKDCHQHGLTGGHSEDLHYYNGLAETINVYEETIPHNPFRAHLLIHHEEITAFDQSGFVNDLKVNPYIELGTLKIFADGALGGRTAALSTPYSDDPQATGLVIHTQEKLNDLVRQARERHLGVAIHVIGDAALEMALNAIEASPTKAMRDRLIHVQVARPDLIERMKRLKLIVDIQPRFVVSDFPWVENRLGTERLAYSFAWKTLFTNGINCAGGSDAPIEPVEPLLGIYAAVARRDVTEAHEGYGPSEKLSPFEAVALFTKGSAYAIGKEKSRGQLKPGYDADMTIVDRDLLTCSVEEIATANVIATVVDGKIVYERN
- a CDS encoding alpha/beta-type small acid-soluble spore protein, coding for MANSSNNLVVPGVQQALDQMKYEIASEFGVNLGPDSTSRANGSVGGEITKRLVAQAEQQMGGYQK
- the thiI gene encoding tRNA uracil 4-sulfurtransferase ThiI — translated: MKMDHILVRYGELALKGKNRSHFEKVLLANIRYVLKPFEGVKAKRTFGRIVVELHDTDYVPIIEALARVSGIQSYSLAVRVESDLDVIQQGALYLLTEHNKGSKTFKVSARRAYKQFPIGSQELNQLVGGFILRSLDGEIGVNVHHPDTEIVIDVRESGTYITAGAYKGAKGLPVGTSGRVLHMLSGGIDSPVAAHMMMNRGTEIEMLHFHSPPYTNERARQKVLDLTKELSKYGRSIKVHLVPFTDIQTHIHKEVPSNLEMTIMRRMMLRIAGQIAENRKILAISNGESLGQVASQTLESMNTINEVTNIPVLRPLLAIDKEETIRYAKEIGTYEISILPYEDCCTIFLPTDSKTKPKREKANKFEQYVEIESKCAEAVAAVETVQISSDSFNSELENLF
- a CDS encoding cysteine desulfurase family protein — protein: MIYLDNSATTRPYPEVLALYTKLSNEYFGNPSSLHTLGMEAEKILNQARKKMAAFLECSSNQLVFTSGGTEANALALYGTVKRHSYAHIITTTVEHASVYENLQALEQSGYDVTYLQADQFGRVTVDQVKEAIQPSTVLVSIGHVQGELGTIQPIEEIGKALQSYPQIKFHVDAVQSLLKVPFSIIEAGIDLMTLSAHKVHGTKGTGLLFSKNPKTLESMTKGGSQEQMLRPGTENTAGIACFAKAISKSAQKAVYEQKRLKQLTRHLRSELEQIKGVRINTPKEGTAPHILNLSIPGVKAEVLVQALGYEKIYVSTQSACSTKTGKPSRILLGCGLNEDRARSSIRISLSFETKKEEIDLCIETLHSIIPKLQEVMK